A stretch of the Leptospira bandrabouensis genome encodes the following:
- a CDS encoding efflux RND transporter permease subunit yields MSIASFSIKRPIFISSLVIIMVITGFISLKRIGVDLFPDINIPFVVVSTVYPGAGPEEIETSISKPLEEELSSISGLKRITSRNQEGISMVFAEFNLTTDIKYAEQQVRDKTARVKPLFPESSKEPLVQRFDPSDQPIMRISLFADLPEGELYDLAKEKIKTKLEQVNNVGAVKIIGGSRREIHIELDRNKINSYQVPAIAIGNQIKNSGVNIPAGKVEGGDKETSFRTVAKYESLSQIENTVVSFGGEFGRGVLVKDLGQVKDTLQDRQTLGMLYAPISAEEHEEPSVIGKLLFKYEPPKKERIQKTALFLDVYKQSGANTVEVADGILGKIDTINAQIKDLKGAPKVILIRDGSKWIRANIEDVTIAIILGILLAVIVVYLFLGNVRSTLITGMALPNSMLGAFIIMYAMGFTMNVMTLLALSLAVGLLVDDAIVVRENIFRKLEEGESVIVAARKGTEEVTLAVIGTSLTVIAVFLPIGFLSGIVGQFFKQFGLTVVFAMIISLFDGLTVAPMLSAYFAGKTDIHKKKNIVLRNFDKFQDFLDKMYGIIMKFALKKPWAVILLTFLTLITSIFSLAFVKKTFLPANDQGEFMVNVEMAPGTSLQGTAEVVKEIQNAIIKTVPELELLATVVGNSDGESNIATIGVALLPSEYRKRTTGDVKDQIREYLKQYPQARPKVNDYSAIGGGVQYPFNLNLKGENLKDLEAYSFKVMEELRKIPDLTDVDTTYRTGKPEFQVVPNRSKMQTVGVVAGVMGAELRYHIEGGEVAKYLENGIEYDVRLRLKEDQRNLRKSFYETRVPNIQNRLIPLNAIADGKESSSPARIIREDRSRVVPINANLAPGGAIASASEAATKILKDKLPPPPGITYSFVGQSEDFKELLQNIVLAFGMALIFIYLVLASLYESFITPITILFAIPPAISGAFFALALTGEMLNLFSMIGLILLMGLVAKNSILLVDHAMLAMREHGMTRDEAIFDAGSKRLRPILMTSLAMIAGTLPIALGIGEASKSRTAMGIAIIGGLVLSTLITLIVVPAVFGYIDRIREKIEGAFRPDYEIRPEDLED; encoded by the coding sequence ATGAGTATTGCTTCCTTTTCGATCAAACGCCCCATTTTCATTTCTTCGTTAGTCATCATTATGGTGATTACAGGATTTATTTCCTTAAAACGAATCGGTGTCGACCTTTTCCCTGACATCAATATTCCCTTTGTCGTGGTATCGACTGTGTATCCTGGGGCAGGGCCAGAGGAAATCGAAACCTCCATCTCCAAACCATTGGAAGAGGAACTCAGTTCTATCTCCGGCCTCAAACGAATCACCTCGAGAAACCAAGAGGGGATTTCGATGGTATTTGCGGAATTTAACTTAACCACTGATATCAAATACGCGGAGCAACAAGTTCGGGATAAAACCGCTCGCGTCAAACCTCTCTTCCCTGAATCTTCTAAAGAACCACTGGTCCAGAGGTTTGATCCCTCGGACCAACCGATCATGAGGATTTCTCTTTTTGCTGATTTACCAGAAGGAGAACTCTATGATTTGGCAAAAGAAAAAATCAAAACCAAACTAGAGCAAGTGAATAACGTTGGTGCGGTGAAAATCATAGGGGGTTCTCGTCGGGAAATTCATATTGAATTAGATCGTAACAAAATCAATTCCTACCAAGTCCCAGCCATAGCCATTGGAAACCAGATCAAAAACTCTGGCGTAAACATTCCGGCAGGAAAGGTGGAAGGTGGTGATAAAGAAACTTCCTTTCGGACCGTTGCTAAGTATGAATCCTTATCGCAAATTGAAAATACGGTAGTCTCCTTCGGAGGAGAGTTTGGGCGAGGGGTTTTAGTCAAAGACCTTGGCCAAGTTAAGGACACTCTTCAAGACCGCCAAACATTGGGTATGCTATATGCACCGATTAGTGCAGAAGAACACGAAGAACCCTCTGTCATCGGGAAGTTATTATTCAAATACGAACCACCTAAAAAAGAAAGAATTCAAAAAACTGCTCTCTTTTTGGATGTGTACAAACAGTCAGGTGCCAACACAGTAGAAGTGGCCGATGGAATCCTCGGAAAAATTGATACCATCAACGCACAAATCAAAGATTTAAAAGGAGCACCAAAGGTCATTCTGATTCGGGACGGATCCAAATGGATTCGGGCAAATATTGAAGATGTGACGATTGCCATCATCCTTGGGATCTTACTTGCAGTCATCGTAGTTTATCTTTTCCTCGGGAACGTTCGTTCCACCTTAATTACCGGAATGGCACTCCCCAACTCTATGTTAGGTGCCTTTATCATTATGTATGCAATGGGTTTTACCATGAACGTAATGACCTTGCTTGCTCTTTCACTTGCCGTGGGACTTCTTGTTGATGATGCCATTGTGGTTCGGGAAAATATTTTCCGCAAACTAGAAGAAGGGGAATCGGTGATTGTTGCAGCAAGGAAAGGAACGGAAGAGGTAACCCTTGCCGTCATTGGAACTTCCTTAACGGTGATTGCAGTATTTTTACCGATTGGATTTTTATCTGGAATTGTAGGTCAGTTTTTCAAACAGTTTGGACTCACCGTTGTTTTTGCGATGATCATCTCGTTATTTGATGGTTTGACCGTAGCACCAATGTTATCTGCTTATTTTGCAGGGAAAACGGATATCCATAAAAAGAAGAATATTGTCCTCCGCAATTTTGATAAGTTTCAAGATTTTCTGGACAAAATGTACGGAATCATTATGAAATTTGCCCTAAAAAAACCTTGGGCCGTGATTTTGTTAACCTTCCTTACATTGATTACTAGTATTTTTTCTCTCGCTTTTGTAAAAAAGACCTTCTTACCTGCAAACGACCAAGGTGAGTTTATGGTCAATGTGGAGATGGCTCCAGGAACTTCCTTACAAGGGACAGCAGAAGTGGTGAAAGAAATTCAAAATGCCATCATTAAAACGGTTCCAGAATTGGAACTTTTGGCAACGGTTGTGGGAAATAGTGATGGTGAATCCAATATTGCAACCATTGGTGTGGCACTCCTTCCTTCCGAATACCGCAAACGCACTACAGGTGATGTCAAAGACCAAATCCGCGAATACCTCAAACAATACCCACAAGCAAGACCGAAAGTGAACGACTATTCGGCGATCGGTGGTGGAGTTCAATATCCATTCAACTTAAACTTAAAGGGTGAAAACTTAAAAGACTTAGAAGCATATTCTTTCAAAGTAATGGAAGAATTACGAAAAATCCCAGATCTTACAGATGTGGACACAACTTACAGAACAGGGAAACCTGAATTCCAAGTTGTACCAAACCGATCCAAAATGCAAACCGTTGGGGTTGTGGCCGGGGTCATGGGAGCAGAACTTCGTTACCATATCGAAGGTGGGGAAGTGGCAAAGTATTTAGAAAATGGAATTGAATATGATGTAAGACTTCGTTTGAAAGAAGACCAAAGAAACTTACGTAAGTCTTTCTATGAAACAAGAGTTCCCAATATCCAAAACCGACTCATTCCTCTGAATGCCATTGCTGATGGAAAAGAAAGTAGTTCCCCTGCACGGATTATCCGGGAAGACCGGTCACGGGTCGTTCCTATCAATGCAAACTTGGCACCAGGGGGAGCGATTGCCTCGGCTTCGGAAGCAGCCACAAAGATCCTAAAAGACAAACTTCCACCACCACCAGGAATTACCTATTCCTTTGTGGGACAATCGGAAGACTTTAAGGAACTTTTACAAAACATAGTCCTTGCTTTTGGAATGGCTCTTATCTTCATCTATCTGGTGTTAGCTTCTCTATATGAATCCTTTATCACACCGATTACAATTCTATTCGCTATCCCACCTGCCATTTCGGGAGCCTTCTTTGCTCTTGCTTTAACTGGTGAGATGTTGAATTTATTTAGTATGATCGGACTCATTCTCCTTATGGGACTCGTTGCTAAAAACTCCATTCTGCTTGTGGACCATGCGATGCTTGCTATGAGAGAACATGGAATGACAAGGGATGAAGCAATTTTTGATGCAGGATCTAAACGACTTCGTCCGATTCTTATGACTTCCCTTGCGATGATTGCAGGAACTTTGCCAATTGCATTGGGAATCGGAGAAGCATCCAAATCAAGAACTGCTATGGGGATTGCCATCATCGGGGGTCTTGTATTATCCACACTTATCACACTCATTGTAGTGCCTGCCGTGTTTGGATACATTGACCGCATCCGCGAAAAAATTGAAGGTGCTTTCCGCCCAGATTATGAAATTCGCCCTGAGGATTTAGAGGATTAG
- a CDS encoding histidine kinase, which translates to MLQKFFTLIRGIPLEPISLLAVYSEIISKLYFLGFAYCLAYLQSVYLEWNAIDQTNCILSAIQLVFSILLVLTSFFYRSFFGFAPIIVRLTFFLLVLVEIETGFHDPTIPYFDPRNWLTITALLATSSFFYPGLVWQYILEWSFVLLIYLLRVYFANQTVIPIETWREMSTIFPLFLVAFFLNHWWFRTRYIAAYRGMLLEEKRRTFFQDVHDSLGSQLTDLVLLAKKMERSPTEVSENQIQKIKQLSESALQSLRTQVQEENQRELFQESLLDGLKLSIKKRYKLVGRGINLEWMSLGEDPIIKIKDPEMAHHILQIFKEITTNDLRHGEGTSTWKVDKTQDHLQFQFFAGFGQPQKNENSTKELKLNQSDLSEFGIGEHGLYQRIKALNGYIKITDFPYQIDIKLPMSLFQI; encoded by the coding sequence ATGCTGCAAAAGTTTTTTACTCTCATTCGTGGGATTCCTCTGGAACCGATTTCTCTACTCGCAGTTTATTCTGAAATTATCAGCAAATTGTATTTTCTTGGATTCGCTTATTGTTTGGCGTATCTCCAAAGTGTTTATTTGGAATGGAATGCAATAGACCAAACCAATTGTATTTTATCTGCCATCCAACTTGTATTTAGTATTCTCTTGGTATTGACTTCCTTTTTTTATAGAAGTTTTTTTGGTTTTGCTCCCATCATTGTTCGTTTGACTTTTTTTCTTTTGGTATTAGTAGAAATTGAAACTGGTTTTCACGATCCTACGATTCCTTATTTTGATCCTAGAAATTGGTTAACTATCACAGCCTTACTTGCTACATCTTCTTTCTTTTATCCAGGCCTTGTTTGGCAGTACATTTTAGAATGGTCTTTTGTACTCTTGATTTATCTCCTTCGTGTTTACTTTGCCAACCAAACGGTGATACCGATCGAAACATGGAGGGAGATGTCCACCATTTTCCCTTTGTTTCTAGTTGCCTTTTTTTTAAACCACTGGTGGTTTCGCACTCGTTACATTGCTGCTTACCGGGGGATGTTACTCGAAGAAAAACGTAGAACTTTTTTCCAAGACGTTCATGATAGTTTAGGTTCACAATTGACGGATTTAGTTTTACTCGCTAAGAAGATGGAAAGGTCTCCCACAGAAGTTTCGGAAAACCAAATCCAAAAAATAAAACAGTTATCTGAGTCCGCTTTACAGTCCTTACGAACCCAAGTCCAAGAAGAAAACCAAAGAGAATTGTTCCAAGAATCATTGTTAGATGGTTTAAAGTTGTCTATAAAAAAAAGGTACAAATTAGTTGGTCGTGGAATCAACTTGGAGTGGATGAGTTTGGGAGAGGATCCGATCATCAAAATCAAAGATCCAGAGATGGCACACCATATTCTGCAAATCTTTAAAGAAATCACTACAAATGATTTAAGACATGGAGAAGGGACCTCGACTTGGAAGGTAGATAAAACACAAGATCACTTACAGTTCCAGTTTTTTGCCGGGTTTGGTCAACCTCAAAAAAATGAAAATTCTACTAAGGAACTTAAATTAAATCAAAGTGATTTGTCTGAGTTTGGAATCGGTGAACATGGGTTATACCAAAGAATTAAAGCTTTAAATGGCTATATTAAAATCACCGATTTTCCTTATCAAATCGATATAAAACTTCCAATGAGTTTATTTCAAATATGA
- the meaB gene encoding methylmalonyl Co-A mutase-associated GTPase MeaB — protein METPNEDIGKKNQDSVYANPKSALSVNPGVADAPAISPYIRDQRKTLSRKDISAEELAEGILSGNRTHLSKAITLVESNLEAHNDKAQAILELVMPKVGNSIRMGITGVPGVGKSTFIESFGSYLLEQNRKLAVLAIDPSSQRTKGSILGDKTRMEILSKSENAFIRPSPSSGSLGGVARKTRESMYLCEAAGFDTIIIETVGVGQSETQVHSMVDFFLLLMLAGAGDELQGIKRGIMEMADLIAINKADGPNEPFAMRARVEYESALHLFPAPESKWTPRATTCSGIGGKGIDEIWKLILDYISTTKSNGYYAKNRENQTRMWFEETLREAVLEKFFMRPGKKEAITESEKKLMLGQSTLLKEIKRLID, from the coding sequence ATGGAAACACCAAACGAGGACATAGGCAAAAAGAATCAGGATTCCGTTTATGCGAATCCCAAATCCGCACTTTCTGTCAATCCCGGTGTCGCCGATGCCCCTGCCATTTCTCCTTACATTCGTGACCAAAGAAAAACTCTGAGCCGAAAAGATATTTCGGCAGAAGAACTTGCGGAAGGAATTCTTTCTGGGAACCGCACCCACCTTTCCAAAGCCATCACACTTGTAGAAAGTAATTTAGAAGCACATAATGACAAAGCCCAGGCCATTTTGGAGCTTGTGATGCCAAAGGTAGGCAATTCCATCCGGATGGGAATCACAGGTGTTCCCGGCGTTGGTAAGTCTACCTTTATTGAAAGTTTTGGAAGTTACCTTTTAGAACAAAACCGTAAACTTGCAGTCCTTGCCATTGATCCGAGTAGCCAAAGAACCAAAGGTTCCATTCTCGGCGATAAAACAAGAATGGAGATTCTTTCTAAATCAGAAAATGCCTTTATCCGACCCTCACCTAGCAGTGGTTCGCTTGGTGGAGTTGCAAGAAAAACAAGAGAGTCCATGTATCTCTGTGAAGCAGCCGGATTTGATACCATCATCATAGAAACTGTAGGTGTCGGACAATCCGAAACCCAAGTCCATTCCATGGTGGACTTTTTTTTATTACTCATGTTAGCCGGTGCCGGAGACGAACTCCAAGGAATCAAACGGGGAATTATGGAGATGGCTGACCTCATTGCCATCAATAAAGCCGACGGGCCCAATGAACCCTTTGCGATGCGAGCACGTGTGGAGTATGAATCTGCCCTCCACCTTTTCCCTGCCCCAGAATCCAAATGGACACCTAGGGCCACCACTTGCAGTGGGATCGGTGGAAAGGGAATTGATGAAATCTGGAAACTGATTTTAGATTATATCTCCACAACAAAATCAAACGGATATTATGCGAAAAATCGCGAGAACCAAACCCGGATGTGGTTTGAAGAAACTCTAAGAGAAGCGGTTTTAGAAAAGTTTTTTATGCGCCCTGGTAAAAAAGAGGCAATTACGGAATCGGAAAAAAAATTGATGTTGGGCCAGTCCACACTTCTAAAAGAAATCAAACGATTGATAGACTGA
- a CDS encoding DUF4105 domain-containing protein, whose protein sequence is MADGPSFFLSPEGVTNPTSELKAHLEIFQKTKDELYRMECKFPARFHWIRKRFGFPADPTWENQCPKWPEFKNQMRAKSVSVVFASFHPEHPASLFGHTMLKFNEEKPNGVVSDDLILNYAATVPGNIDPISFVIYGMAGGFHGSFEIQKYLYKIHEYNEFENRNLWEFKLSLNQEEVDQLTRHLWEMSKNHFDYYFLDENCSFRILTLLEVARPTLRLTDRISVMLLPTESLKILSKQSGLIEQVQFRPSIIERYRHKYGYLTSSEKKILDQMVDGNMDSAFELDPVRRTLLFDIYIDHLVIHKIKAYGKMEIIDQQLYAEAEHKRGDVQVLNSLPNYFQIDKLSNPLLSHAPSQITMAHGNSTNGGYSEIQYRPVLRDFTDSYLGYSPYNQISFLRTNARFYEDTKQTVIQEFHVLEMTSLNPIGQKIWKPSWRLDLGLKSLYTEKNYIKPIAEYYGYASGGYGVSFEPFYPFFRHQFVLFSFLDLRVDQSPIWGRGYRLGGVSSTGLLIRIYESFGLIFSGDYRSYVAGERGNFPEFVSQINWTILENLSLELKYKQIQSKELDWNEYQAGLKFFF, encoded by the coding sequence TTGGCAGATGGTCCTTCGTTTTTTTTATCACCGGAGGGAGTAACCAATCCAACTTCAGAATTAAAAGCCCATTTGGAAATTTTTCAAAAAACAAAAGACGAATTATACAGAATGGAATGCAAATTCCCTGCCAGGTTCCATTGGATTCGAAAACGTTTTGGTTTTCCCGCCGATCCAACTTGGGAAAACCAATGCCCTAAGTGGCCTGAGTTTAAAAACCAAATGCGAGCCAAGTCGGTTTCTGTGGTCTTTGCGTCTTTCCATCCAGAACATCCTGCCTCTCTCTTTGGACACACCATGCTCAAATTTAATGAGGAAAAACCCAATGGAGTTGTTTCTGATGATTTGATATTAAATTATGCGGCAACTGTACCTGGAAACATCGATCCAATTTCGTTTGTGATTTATGGAATGGCAGGTGGATTTCACGGATCATTTGAAATCCAAAAATATTTATATAAAATTCATGAATATAATGAATTTGAAAACCGAAATCTTTGGGAATTCAAACTTAGTTTGAATCAAGAGGAGGTGGATCAGTTGACTCGCCACCTTTGGGAGATGTCTAAAAACCATTTTGATTATTATTTTTTAGATGAAAACTGTTCCTTTCGCATTTTGACACTTCTCGAAGTAGCAAGACCAACGCTGCGACTTACGGATCGAATTTCAGTGATGTTACTGCCAACAGAAAGTTTGAAAATTCTTTCCAAACAATCAGGACTCATTGAACAAGTTCAGTTTAGACCTTCGATTATTGAAAGATACAGACACAAATATGGTTATTTAACTTCTTCAGAAAAAAAGATTTTAGACCAAATGGTAGATGGGAATATGGATTCTGCCTTTGAATTAGATCCTGTTCGAAGAACACTATTATTTGATATTTATATCGATCATCTAGTCATTCATAAAATTAAAGCTTATGGAAAGATGGAAATCATAGACCAACAGTTATATGCAGAAGCGGAACATAAAAGAGGAGATGTTCAAGTTTTAAATTCGTTACCAAATTATTTCCAAATTGATAAATTATCCAATCCGCTTCTTAGCCATGCACCATCACAAATAACAATGGCTCATGGAAATTCGACAAATGGAGGTTATAGTGAAATTCAATATAGACCGGTCCTTCGAGATTTTACAGATTCTTATCTTGGTTATTCTCCATACAATCAAATTTCTTTTTTAAGAACGAACGCACGTTTCTATGAAGACACAAAACAAACTGTCATACAAGAGTTTCATGTTTTGGAAATGACTTCTTTAAACCCCATTGGACAAAAAATTTGGAAACCCTCTTGGCGTTTGGATTTAGGCCTTAAATCATTGTATACCGAGAAAAATTACATAAAACCAATAGCGGAATACTATGGTTATGCGAGTGGAGGGTATGGAGTTTCATTTGAACCATTTTATCCTTTTTTTAGACATCAATTTGTTTTGTTTTCTTTTTTGGATCTCAGGGTAGACCAATCTCCCATCTGGGGAAGGGGATATCGTTTAGGTGGAGTGAGTAGTACTGGCCTTCTCATACGTATTTATGAATCTTTTGGATTGATATTTTCGGGAGATTATCGTTCTTATGTAGCGGGAGAAAGAGGAAACTTCCCTGAATTTGTATCTCAGATCAATTGGACTATACTTGAAAATCTATCATTGGAATTAAAATACAAACAAATCCAATCCAAAGAACTGGATTGGAACGAATACCAAGCAGGATTAAAATTTTTCTTCTGA
- a CDS encoding PilZ domain-containing protein: protein MSSERRIYKRISEKVHLTYRVIQSGAGAAQFLPKDKGEGDSQDISEGGLLFRTKEPMPLGTRLELELRFPDVKYVLYPKAKVVRLEEFGEGAFYEVGLEFNQMFDDDQKLLLEHIGRLAI, encoded by the coding sequence ATGTCCAGCGAACGCCGAATCTACAAACGAATCTCTGAAAAAGTCCATCTCACATATCGTGTGATCCAATCGGGGGCAGGCGCGGCCCAGTTTTTACCAAAAGACAAAGGGGAAGGGGATTCCCAAGACATTTCCGAAGGGGGACTTTTGTTTCGCACCAAAGAACCTATGCCCCTTGGAACTCGATTGGAATTAGAATTAAGATTCCCTGATGTGAAATACGTTTTATATCCAAAAGCAAAAGTGGTAAGATTGGAAGAATTTGGAGAAGGGGCTTTTTATGAAGTAGGTCTTGAATTCAATCAAATGTTTGATGACGACCAAAAACTTCTATTGGAACATATTGGCCGGTTGGCCATTTAG
- a CDS encoding response regulator, with protein MKSISIGIIEDNLDFLQSLCGVLKQNSHLNFVTWNSAEDFWTSGQSKDLDLLILDIGLPGMSGIDVLKTYHAVESRKSLVISALQTDDAIFSALRNGASGYIWKSELESLPETIQTILDGGSVISPSIAAKVLLSFRKPQIHSDLCGVEVLTPRERQILELIVEGDNPNQIASLFGTTVGTVRQQIKAIYKKLQVNTRVQMLKKARQFGIF; from the coding sequence ATGAAATCTATTTCCATTGGTATCATCGAAGACAATTTAGATTTTTTGCAATCGTTATGTGGTGTTTTAAAACAAAATTCTCATCTAAATTTTGTCACATGGAATTCGGCTGAAGATTTTTGGACGAGTGGACAATCTAAGGACTTGGATTTGCTCATTTTGGATATTGGTCTTCCTGGGATGAGTGGGATTGATGTTCTCAAAACTTACCATGCAGTGGAATCGAGAAAAAGCCTTGTGATTTCCGCCTTACAAACGGATGACGCAATCTTTTCCGCTCTTCGGAATGGAGCTTCTGGTTATATATGGAAATCGGAACTTGAATCTTTACCTGAGACCATCCAAACAATATTAGATGGTGGGAGTGTGATTTCTCCTTCGATCGCAGCAAAAGTTTTGTTAAGTTTTCGTAAACCACAAATCCATTCAGACTTATGTGGGGTAGAAGTTCTTACTCCCAGAGAAAGACAAATTCTGGAACTAATTGTAGAAGGAGATAATCCTAACCAGATTGCTTCTCTATTTGGAACCACAGTAGGAACTGTCAGGCAACAAATTAAAGCCATCTATAAAAAACTCCAAGTGAACACTCGAGTTCAAATGTTGAAAAAAGCTCGGCAATTTGGAATTTTTTGA